One genomic window of Planctomycetaceae bacterium includes the following:
- a CDS encoding ABC transporter permease subunit, protein MALRIPELPLLRRELIELANRKRTYVVRVVGAVVLLFMVFTAYSVAVTEWVSNSGLFGVSGSNRYFGIGGPVFVRIVPLLFYAIQLLLPALCCASITMEKERNTIGTLFLTRLSPWTIVFEKMLSRIIPMLTILLLAAPVLAYVYSLGGVDTELLIATFWLLTCECLLFASIAMMCSSFFATTVSAFIWSYSLIAVLGLLSASMGLITFVPSVIWQQMSVQGMQAMLWQRSGGPLGLFPPAGGAVGGSSIPALAFVLLRSSLPSLIVTAICLSMARSFLIRRAFVSTSSVLLRVFKSVDRFFTRLNDATTGGIEIIPDSSPLPVNDPVAWRERNKKSLGKARYLFRILLCLEGPTLFICTAAASTSARSAFEGLYYLHAILWALAAMITSVKAATLFSSERARETLEPLLATPLTSVELLRQKVAGMKRLLIVIALPILTVNFTQVLLRVNLDPATLRSPLILAHPLVYFLLSIMAVWILLYLTTWLCAGIGLRIQSQTKAVLVAVAVMALWSVLPIAVGPIFPFLRELLLFLSPASCIYLLEIYLMRGSLFTTPVLYGRETGLLDSLPMIIPVVICLSYYAGVALGLRFLVRRGAPRLLNRLESPKTVASPAWRQDVIEGNAMPVAEGS, encoded by the coding sequence ATGGCTCTGCGGATACCGGAACTGCCGCTGCTGCGCCGTGAGCTGATTGAGCTTGCGAACCGCAAGCGCACGTACGTCGTGCGTGTCGTGGGCGCTGTCGTGCTGCTGTTTATGGTGTTTACCGCGTATTCCGTCGCGGTCACGGAATGGGTCAGCAATTCCGGACTCTTCGGGGTCAGCGGCAGTAACCGGTACTTCGGAATCGGCGGTCCGGTATTCGTGCGGATCGTGCCTCTGTTGTTCTACGCGATTCAACTTCTGCTGCCGGCGCTGTGCTGTGCTTCGATCACAATGGAGAAGGAACGGAACACGATCGGGACACTGTTCCTGACGCGCCTGTCGCCGTGGACGATCGTCTTTGAAAAGATGCTCAGCCGCATCATTCCGATGCTGACCATTCTGCTGCTGGCGGCTCCCGTCCTGGCGTATGTGTATTCTCTCGGCGGCGTTGACACTGAGTTGCTGATCGCGACTTTCTGGCTGCTGACCTGCGAATGCCTGCTGTTCGCCAGCATCGCGATGATGTGTTCGTCGTTCTTCGCGACAACGGTATCCGCATTTATCTGGTCGTACTCGCTGATCGCGGTGCTCGGCCTGCTGTCTGCCTCCATGGGGCTGATCACGTTTGTGCCGTCCGTCATCTGGCAACAGATGAGTGTCCAGGGCATGCAGGCCATGTTGTGGCAGCGTTCCGGCGGACCGCTGGGATTGTTCCCGCCGGCGGGTGGCGCCGTCGGGGGTTCGTCGATTCCGGCACTCGCCTTCGTGCTGCTGCGCAGTTCGCTTCCATCGCTGATCGTTACAGCAATTTGTCTCAGCATGGCGCGATCGTTCCTGATTCGCCGGGCGTTCGTGTCGACATCGTCGGTATTGCTGCGAGTCTTCAAGTCGGTTGACCGATTCTTCACGCGGCTGAATGACGCGACCACGGGCGGCATCGAGATCATTCCGGATTCCAGCCCGCTGCCGGTAAACGATCCGGTGGCCTGGCGCGAGCGAAACAAGAAGTCGCTGGGAAAAGCCCGGTACCTGTTCCGAATTCTGCTGTGCCTTGAAGGCCCGACGCTGTTTATTTGCACGGCCGCCGCCAGTACGTCAGCCCGCAGCGCGTTTGAAGGGCTGTATTATCTGCATGCCATCCTGTGGGCTCTGGCCGCGATGATCACGTCCGTCAAAGCGGCGACGCTGTTTTCGTCGGAACGGGCCAGAGAAACGCTGGAACCGCTGCTGGCCACTCCCCTGACATCCGTGGAACTGCTGCGTCAGAAAGTCGCCGGAATGAAGCGGCTGCTGATTGTCATCGCACTGCCGATTCTGACCGTCAACTTCACGCAGGTTCTGCTGCGCGTCAACCTGGACCCGGCGACGCTGCGATCTCCGCTGATTCTGGCACACCCGCTGGTCTACTTCCTGCTGAGCATCATGGCAGTCTGGATCCTGCTGTACCTGACAACCTGGCTGTGCGCCGGTATCGGACTGCGGATTCAGTCGCAGACGAAAGCCGTGCTGGTCGCGGTGGCCGTGATGGCTCTGTGGAGCGTGCTGCCGATTGCCGTCGGTCCGATCTTTCCCTTTCTCCGGGAACTTCTGTTGTTCCTCAGTCCGGCAAGCTGCATCTATCTGCTGGAAATCTACCTGATGCGCGGTTCGCTGTTCACAACGCCCGTGCTTTATGGGCGCGAAACCGGGCTGCTGGATAGCCTGCCGATGATCATTCCGGTTGTCATCTGTCTGTCCTACTATGCCGGTGTCGCGCTGGGACTGCGGTTCCTGGTTCGACGCGGAGCACCCAGGCTGCTGAATCGACTTGAAAGTCCGAAAACCGTTGCCAGCCCCGCGTGGCGGCAGGACGTCATCGAAGGAAACGCGATGCCGGTGGCCGAGGGATCATGA
- a CDS encoding Uma2 family endonuclease, whose product MSSLLDTPDIRESALRLDVDRYHRLIQFGILPESAELLDGYVIRKLGKTPLHTWTVQFLADWLRKAQIPDHHVRVEQPLTIAGADSEPEPDLAVVHGCRDDYRMVHPTTAILVIEVAISTAGIDRQKARLYAKAGIPECWLVLPDERKVVIYRNPNSEAYAGSREVHSGMLSLEISKNVVLPLVDLFPE is encoded by the coding sequence ATGAGTTCATTGCTTGATACTCCGGACATTCGCGAATCGGCTCTGCGACTGGATGTCGACAGGTACCACAGACTGATTCAATTCGGAATTCTCCCTGAAAGCGCGGAGCTGCTGGACGGCTACGTGATTCGAAAGTTGGGTAAGACGCCGCTCCATACCTGGACCGTGCAGTTCCTCGCCGACTGGTTGCGGAAGGCACAGATCCCGGACCATCATGTTCGCGTTGAACAGCCGTTGACAATTGCCGGAGCGGATTCTGAACCGGAACCGGATCTGGCGGTCGTTCACGGTTGTCGTGATGACTATCGCATGGTCCATCCGACAACTGCCATACTGGTCATTGAAGTCGCCATTTCCACAGCAGGAATCGATCGGCAAAAGGCGCGACTGTACGCCAAAGCAGGAATTCCTGAATGCTGGCTCGTGCTGCCGGACGAGCGAAAGGTCGTCATCTACCGGAATCCAAATTCGGAAGCATACGCCGGGAGCCGTGAGGTGCACTCCGGGATGCTCTCGCTCGAAATCAGTAAGAACGTCGTGCTTCCACTTGTCGACCTGTTTCCGGAATAG
- the ftsY gene encoding signal recognition particle-docking protein FtsY: MGLFDRLKSGLKKTKDILRTDVRDLFRAGEILDDGKLEEFEARLIRTDMGVKAADQIVSKLREQHGGRTVDVEAIWATVRSELITLLRGDGTTHWDLNNRLSPLAKAESGPTVILVAGVNGAGKTTSIAKIANLLQQDGNKVVLAAGDTFRAAAVEQLTMWSQRLGCEIVRKDSGADPAAVAYEGASKAVETAADYLIVDTAGRLQTQKNLMDELEKIRRVIRKVIPDAPHESLLVLDATTGQNGLSQAKSFSTAVHCTGLILAKLDGTARGGVTVAIRQEMGIPVKYIGVGEKVDDLELFDAEGFVEALFAK, translated from the coding sequence ATGGGACTGTTCGATCGACTGAAATCCGGCCTGAAGAAGACAAAAGACATCCTGCGCACGGACGTGCGCGACTTGTTCCGGGCCGGAGAAATTCTTGATGACGGCAAGCTGGAAGAATTCGAAGCGCGGCTGATTCGCACGGATATGGGAGTCAAAGCGGCTGACCAGATCGTGTCGAAACTGCGCGAACAGCACGGCGGACGCACGGTTGATGTCGAGGCCATCTGGGCGACCGTTCGTTCGGAACTGATTACTCTGCTGCGCGGCGACGGAACAACGCACTGGGATTTGAACAACCGGCTTTCTCCACTGGCGAAAGCGGAATCCGGGCCGACCGTCATTCTGGTCGCGGGAGTCAACGGCGCGGGAAAGACGACATCGATCGCCAAGATCGCCAATCTGCTGCAGCAAGACGGCAACAAAGTCGTGCTGGCTGCCGGTGATACCTTTCGAGCCGCTGCCGTCGAACAACTAACTATGTGGAGTCAGCGGCTGGGCTGCGAAATCGTCCGCAAGGACAGTGGAGCTGACCCGGCCGCGGTCGCCTACGAAGGTGCATCAAAGGCCGTCGAAACTGCGGCCGACTATCTGATCGTTGATACCGCCGGTCGTCTGCAGACTCAGAAGAACCTGATGGACGAACTCGAAAAGATCCGGCGAGTCATCCGAAAAGTCATTCCCGACGCACCGCACGAAAGCCTTCTGGTACTGGACGCGACAACGGGACAAAACGGGCTCAGTCAGGCGAAAAGCTTCTCCACAGCCGTCCATTGTACGGGTCTGATTCTGGCCAAGCTGGACGGGACTGCTCGCGGCGGCGTTACCGTGGCGATTCGTCAGGAAATGGGGATTCCCGTGAAATACATCGGCGTCGGGGAAAAGGTCGACGATCTGGAGTTGTTCGACGCTGAAGGTTTCGTCGAAGCGCTGTTCGCGAAGTAA
- a CDS encoding ABC transporter ATP-binding protein, with the protein MPESVTPATVPAISVSELSHAFKGHQALNQVSFAVMPRTVHGFVGPNGAGKTTTLKVICTLLKPNWGEVQVFGRSVRSEAVQVRQRIGFMPDHFSMYRQMTVFEYLDFFAAAYGLNLAQRDQVIDDVLTLTDMDGRRDDLISGLSRGMQQRVSLARVLVHDPDLLLLDEPASGLDPRARIELMEILRELRRMGKTIFISSHILSELAELCDSVTIIDRGQIRFSGPMDALLDADDSLPTYHLKLGESPDNVVGLLEGLSTISSVETPEGSRPNEYVLQLDHSVSPNELLQSLITLNLPILSFSQRRKHLNQAFMDLTTRGVPS; encoded by the coding sequence ATGCCCGAATCCGTCACACCAGCCACCGTCCCGGCGATTTCCGTCAGCGAACTGTCGCACGCTTTCAAGGGCCATCAGGCACTGAATCAGGTGTCGTTCGCCGTCATGCCGCGGACGGTGCATGGGTTCGTCGGACCGAACGGCGCCGGCAAGACGACGACACTGAAAGTCATCTGCACCTTGCTGAAACCGAACTGGGGGGAAGTCCAGGTCTTCGGCCGCAGTGTGCGATCGGAAGCCGTTCAGGTCCGTCAGAGAATCGGGTTCATGCCCGACCACTTCAGCATGTACCGCCAGATGACCGTGTTCGAATATCTGGATTTCTTCGCGGCCGCCTACGGGCTGAATCTGGCTCAGCGGGATCAGGTCATTGACGACGTGCTGACTCTGACGGACATGGACGGCCGCCGCGACGACCTGATCAGCGGACTTTCGCGCGGAATGCAGCAGCGAGTCAGTCTGGCGCGCGTGCTGGTTCACGACCCCGACCTGCTGCTGCTGGATGAACCGGCCAGCGGCCTGGACCCGCGGGCTCGCATTGAACTGATGGAGATCCTTCGCGAACTGAGGCGCATGGGAAAGACGATCTTCATCAGTTCGCACATCCTGAGTGAACTGGCCGAACTGTGCGACAGCGTCACCATCATCGATCGCGGCCAGATCCGATTCAGCGGCCCGATGGATGCTCTGCTGGACGCCGACGATTCGCTTCCCACGTATCACCTGAAGCTGGGAGAATCGCCGGACAATGTCGTCGGACTGCTGGAAGGCCTTTCAACCATTTCTTCGGTCGAAACTCCGGAAGGCAGCCGTCCGAATGAGTACGTGCTTCAACTGGATCATTCCGTGTCGCCGAACGAACTGCTGCAGTCGCTGATCACGCTGAATCTTCCGATTCTGTCGTTCAGCCAGCGGCGCAAGCATCTGAATCAGGCGTTCATGGATCTGACGACTCGCGGGGTACCCTCGTGA
- the rhaB gene encoding rhamnulokinase, producing the protein MAEKTFLAVDLGAESGRVMAGRFDGQKIALQQFHRFPNGPVNLGGTLRWNLISLWTEIQNGLREAASKLGGSAVSVGVDTWGVDFVLMNRHDELLGQPWNYRDHRTDGMLQKAFQRVSRADIFAETGLQFMQINSLYQLLAMNERDPELVAQARRFLMVPDFFHWCLSGSRVVEFTNATTTQMLNAKTRDWAFDMLRKFEIPTDMFPEIVSPGANLGTLRNHVAEFTGLGKLNVVAPATHDTGAAVAAVPTTHTGSADWAYISSGTWSLMGVEIQDAILTNKALQRNVTNEGGVDGTYRLLKNIMGLWLVQRCKVAFAAKGRDIEYSELIRLATEAAPFRSLVDPDRAEFLGPPDMTEAIAAECRRTNQPVPETAGQFVRCALESLALKYRMVLGWLEELTETRVKVIHIVGGGTQNQLLNQFTADACGRPVVAGPVEATALGNVLLQARAAGDVSSLSEIREVVRRSETIGEYTPKDSAAWDEAWGRFQELCGS; encoded by the coding sequence ATGGCGGAGAAAACATTTCTGGCGGTCGATCTGGGAGCCGAAAGCGGCCGCGTGATGGCCGGCCGCTTTGACGGACAGAAGATTGCCCTGCAGCAGTTTCATCGGTTTCCGAACGGGCCGGTGAATCTGGGAGGCACGCTGCGTTGGAACCTGATCAGTCTGTGGACGGAGATTCAGAACGGACTTCGCGAAGCGGCGTCGAAGCTGGGCGGTTCGGCGGTCTCCGTGGGAGTCGACACGTGGGGTGTGGACTTTGTGCTGATGAATCGGCACGACGAATTGCTGGGACAGCCGTGGAATTACCGCGATCACCGTACGGACGGCATGCTTCAAAAGGCGTTTCAGCGAGTCTCGCGGGCCGACATCTTTGCCGAAACCGGTTTGCAGTTCATGCAGATCAACTCGCTGTACCAACTGCTGGCGATGAATGAGCGAGATCCGGAACTGGTTGCTCAGGCCCGGCGGTTTCTGATGGTGCCGGATTTTTTTCACTGGTGTTTGAGCGGCAGCCGCGTCGTCGAATTCACCAACGCCACAACCACGCAGATGCTGAACGCGAAGACTCGCGACTGGGCGTTCGACATGCTGCGGAAGTTCGAAATCCCGACGGACATGTTTCCGGAAATTGTTTCGCCGGGAGCCAACCTGGGAACGCTTCGCAATCACGTCGCGGAATTCACGGGACTCGGCAAACTGAACGTCGTGGCGCCGGCGACTCACGACACCGGTGCCGCCGTGGCCGCTGTGCCGACAACTCACACCGGCTCGGCCGACTGGGCCTACATCAGCAGCGGCACCTGGTCGCTGATGGGCGTCGAAATCCAGGACGCCATCCTGACCAACAAGGCCCTGCAGCGAAACGTCACCAACGAAGGCGGCGTCGACGGCACGTATCGTCTGCTGAAAAACATCATGGGACTGTGGCTGGTGCAGCGCTGCAAAGTGGCATTCGCCGCGAAAGGCAGGGACATCGAGTATTCCGAATTGATCCGCCTGGCCACCGAAGCAGCGCCGTTTCGATCGCTGGTTGATCCGGATCGAGCCGAGTTTCTTGGTCCTCCCGACATGACGGAAGCCATCGCCGCCGAATGCCGCCGCACGAATCAGCCGGTTCCGGAAACCGCCGGACAGTTCGTGCGGTGTGCGCTGGAAAGTCTGGCGCTGAAATATCGAATGGTGCTGGGCTGGCTGGAAGAGCTGACGGAAACTCGCGTGAAGGTGATTCACATCGTTGGCGGAGGAACTCAGAACCAGCTTCTGAATCAGTTCACGGCGGATGCGTGCGGTCGCCCTGTCGTGGCAGGTCCGGTGGAAGCGACGGCTCTGGGCAATGTTCTGCTGCAGGCTCGTGCGGCGGGGGACGTTTCTTCGCTGTCGGAAATTCGCGAAGTTGTCCGGCGCAGTGAAACGATCGGCGAATACACTCCGAAGGACTCCGCCGCATGGGACGAAGCGTGGGGCAGGTTTCAGGAGCTGTGTGGTTCATGA
- a CDS encoding ABC transporter ATP-binding protein, whose translation MAVPAVLIRDLRINYGRFEAVKGISLDIPKGEVFGFIGPNGAGKSSTIRVLATLQPKFRGMALVCGLDVRSEPQQVREKIGYMPDFFGVYEDLTALEYLYFFAAAYKLPQKKRKGIVDDVLALTDLSHKADSPVDGLSRGMKQRLALARVLLHDPELLLLDEPASGLDPRARIEVRELLKALKEMGKTILISSHILHELSQLCTRIGIIETGHLVAQGSLNDIFRQLQLKRVIHVRFENPADDLEARIRRIHGVDSVERQVDRFAIRLHEDQTSVADLHQALVEEKARVVMYQPEAMDMETAFMKLTEGKTA comes from the coding sequence ATGGCAGTTCCCGCCGTTCTGATCAGAGATCTGCGAATCAACTACGGTCGGTTTGAAGCCGTCAAAGGGATTTCGCTGGATATTCCCAAAGGCGAAGTGTTTGGCTTTATCGGACCAAACGGCGCTGGGAAGTCATCCACGATTCGCGTCCTGGCGACGCTGCAGCCGAAGTTTCGGGGAATGGCACTTGTCTGCGGTCTGGACGTCCGCAGTGAACCGCAGCAGGTTCGCGAGAAAATCGGCTACATGCCGGACTTCTTCGGTGTCTACGAAGACCTGACGGCGCTCGAATATCTGTATTTCTTTGCGGCGGCCTACAAGCTTCCGCAGAAAAAACGGAAGGGTATCGTCGACGACGTGTTGGCGCTGACGGACCTTTCTCACAAGGCGGACTCACCCGTCGACGGCCTGTCCCGCGGCATGAAGCAGCGGCTGGCTCTGGCTCGCGTGCTGCTGCACGACCCCGAATTGCTGCTGCTGGACGAACCGGCCAGCGGCCTGGACCCGCGGGCGCGGATCGAAGTCCGTGAACTTCTCAAAGCGCTGAAGGAAATGGGAAAGACGATTCTGATCAGCAGCCACATCCTGCACGAACTCAGCCAGTTGTGTACCCGCATCGGGATTATTGAAACCGGGCACCTGGTCGCTCAGGGATCGCTGAATGACATTTTCCGGCAACTGCAGTTAAAGCGAGTCATTCATGTCCGGTTTGAAAACCCGGCGGACGATCTGGAAGCCAGGATTCGCAGAATTCACGGAGTCGATTCCGTCGAACGCCAGGTGGACCGGTTTGCCATTCGTCTGCACGAAGATCAGACGTCAGTGGCGGACCTGCACCAGGCACTGGTGGAAGAAAAGGCACGCGTCGTCATGTACCAGCCGGAAGCCATGGACATGGAAACCGCGTTTATGAAACTTACGGAAGGAAAGACGGCCTGA
- a CDS encoding NAD-dependent epimerase/dehydratase family protein produces the protein MKLTDNEIILVTGATGLVGSHVAEQARARNLRVRALCRRGSGTSLLKDWGVEIVEGDLDDADSLKAACEGATVVVHCAAKVGDWGPTDEYRRINVAGTRSLVDAALKSGSLQRWVQISSLGVYEGTDHYGTDETTPPNAAGIDGYTLTKIESEQLVCDEIRDRQFPAVVLRPGFIYGPRDRTVLPRLMERLSTGKFAYLGNTDKLMNNTFVGNLCEAIWLAIERDDVVGEVFNVRDPRAVSKQEFMETICDAAGFNRPKKVVPLPVAKVLASGLEGLWKLLGKESAPLLNRARFKFLALNLDFDIQKANDLLGYNPSADFHDAMRQTVEWFLNSDVR, from the coding sequence GTGAAACTCACCGACAACGAAATCATTCTCGTCACCGGAGCCACGGGGCTGGTTGGCAGTCATGTGGCCGAACAGGCTCGCGCGCGAAATCTGCGTGTTCGCGCCCTGTGCCGTCGCGGATCCGGCACGAGCTTACTGAAAGACTGGGGCGTGGAAATCGTTGAGGGAGATCTCGACGACGCGGACAGTCTGAAGGCCGCGTGCGAAGGAGCCACCGTCGTTGTCCACTGCGCGGCGAAAGTCGGCGACTGGGGACCCACCGACGAGTATCGCCGGATCAACGTCGCCGGTACGAGATCACTGGTCGACGCGGCGTTGAAGTCCGGCAGTCTGCAGCGATGGGTGCAGATCAGTTCGCTGGGCGTCTACGAGGGCACCGATCACTACGGCACTGACGAAACCACGCCCCCCAACGCCGCCGGCATCGATGGGTACACTCTGACGAAAATCGAATCCGAACAGCTTGTGTGCGACGAAATTCGTGACCGGCAGTTTCCGGCTGTCGTGCTGCGGCCGGGATTTATCTACGGCCCGCGGGACCGCACAGTGCTGCCTCGCCTGATGGAACGGCTCTCCACCGGAAAATTCGCTTACCTTGGCAACACGGACAAGCTGATGAACAACACCTTCGTCGGCAATCTGTGCGAAGCCATCTGGCTGGCCATCGAACGTGACGACGTCGTCGGCGAAGTGTTCAACGTGCGCGATCCGCGAGCCGTCAGCAAACAGGAATTCATGGAAACGATTTGCGATGCCGCCGGCTTTAACCGGCCGAAAAAAGTGGTTCCGCTTCCCGTCGCGAAGGTTCTGGCATCCGGCTTGGAAGGCCTCTGGAAGCTGCTGGGAAAAGAATCAGCGCCGCTGCTGAATCGTGCCCGGTTCAAGTTCCTGGCGCTGAACCTGGACTTTGACATTCAAAAGGCGAACGACCTGCTGGGCTACAACCCGTCCGCGGATTTCCACGACGCCATGCGGCAGACGGTTGAATGGTTTCTCAACAGCGACGTCCGCTGA